From Cellulosimicrobium sp. ES-005, one genomic window encodes:
- a CDS encoding 5'-3' exonuclease: protein MTQSTDDGAPSSTPATAGGELMLLDTASLYFRAFFGVPDSIKAPDGTPVNAVRGLLDMIATLVTDRRPSRLVACWDVDWRPAFRVEAIPSYKAHRVAEKVPGTTGVEEVPEKLVAQIPVIVDVLAALGIARVGAAGYEADDVIGTLTAREVARRAAEGAAPDASGRAAVEVVTGDRDLFQLVDDEAGVRVLYPTKGVKNLDVVDQARLAERYGIPTGAAYADMAVLRGDPSDGLPGVPGIGEKTAVALLARFGDLAGVLAAREAGDPGLTPTQRRRLTEAASYLEVAPLVVRVAPDAPVGEVHDALPTAPADPDALAELTERWGLGTSVRRLLDALRG, encoded by the coding sequence ATGACGCAGAGCACGGACGACGGCGCCCCCTCGAGCACCCCCGCGACGGCGGGCGGCGAGCTCATGCTGCTCGACACGGCGAGCCTGTACTTCCGCGCGTTCTTCGGGGTCCCCGACTCGATCAAGGCCCCGGACGGCACGCCGGTCAACGCGGTGCGCGGCCTGCTCGACATGATCGCGACGCTCGTCACGGACCGCCGCCCGTCGCGCCTCGTCGCGTGCTGGGACGTGGACTGGCGCCCGGCGTTCCGCGTCGAGGCCATCCCGTCGTACAAGGCGCACCGGGTCGCCGAGAAGGTGCCCGGGACCACGGGCGTCGAGGAGGTCCCGGAGAAGCTCGTCGCGCAGATCCCGGTGATCGTCGACGTGCTCGCGGCGCTGGGGATCGCCCGCGTCGGCGCGGCGGGGTACGAGGCCGACGACGTCATCGGCACGCTCACCGCGCGCGAGGTCGCGCGGCGCGCGGCCGAGGGCGCCGCGCCGGACGCGTCGGGCCGGGCCGCCGTCGAGGTCGTCACCGGGGACCGCGACCTGTTCCAGCTCGTCGACGACGAAGCGGGCGTCCGCGTCCTCTACCCGACCAAGGGCGTGAAGAACCTCGACGTCGTCGACCAGGCGCGGCTCGCGGAGCGGTACGGGATCCCGACGGGGGCGGCGTACGCGGACATGGCGGTGCTCCGCGGCGACCCGAGCGACGGCCTGCCCGGCGTCCCCGGCATCGGGGAGAAGACGGCGGTCGCGCTGCTCGCGAGGTTCGGCGACCTCGCGGGCGTGCTCGCGGCGCGCGAGGCGGGCGACCCCGGCCTGACACCGACCCAGCGCCGTCGCCTCACCGAGGCGGCCTCCTACCTGGAGGTCGCGCCGCTCGTCGTGCGCGTCGCGCCGGACGCCCCCGTCGGGGAGGTCCACGACGCGCTCCCGACCGCCCCCGCGGACCCCGACGCGCTCGCCGAGCTCACGGAGCGGTGGGGCCTCGGGACGTCGGTCCGGCGCCTGCTGGACGCCCTGCGCGGCTGA
- a CDS encoding CPBP family intramembrane glutamic endopeptidase, which translates to MTEVTGSIEQATPRSGWQRFWDQGGWWRAFLFAVLYIAVYLGLGWLVGVSGLGPDSGEELLDSSGTVFFGLLLPILVMSLLLVAFLSTMRWRREVFGPQPIAGRPWMWVAVVLVLVPVVLHLVATSWSSYDVTVILTVFALGLCIGFAEEVLTRGVAVTMLRRAGYGEKAVMVLSSILFGFLHASNLVSGQNLLTVGTTVVYAFGFGTMMYLSMRVTGSIVPAILLHAATDPTTILATGGVDTHGTNAGSDALNAFAGTFNIIFIAVAILAVFLVSGRVGRTTAPAQR; encoded by the coding sequence ATGACCGAGGTGACGGGATCGATCGAGCAGGCCACCCCGCGGTCGGGCTGGCAGCGGTTCTGGGACCAGGGCGGCTGGTGGCGGGCCTTCCTCTTCGCGGTCCTCTACATCGCGGTGTACCTCGGGCTCGGATGGCTCGTCGGCGTCAGCGGGCTGGGCCCGGACAGCGGCGAGGAGCTCCTCGACTCGTCCGGAACCGTGTTCTTCGGGCTGCTGCTGCCGATCCTCGTCATGAGCCTGCTGCTCGTCGCCTTCCTGTCCACGATGCGCTGGCGGCGCGAGGTGTTCGGTCCGCAACCGATCGCGGGGCGGCCGTGGATGTGGGTCGCCGTCGTCCTCGTCCTCGTACCGGTCGTGCTGCACCTCGTCGCGACGAGCTGGTCGTCGTACGACGTCACGGTGATCCTCACCGTCTTCGCGCTCGGCCTGTGCATCGGGTTCGCCGAGGAGGTCCTGACGCGCGGCGTCGCCGTCACGATGCTCCGCCGCGCGGGGTACGGCGAGAAGGCCGTGATGGTGCTGTCGTCGATCCTCTTCGGCTTCCTGCACGCGTCGAACCTGGTCTCGGGGCAGAACCTCCTGACCGTGGGCACGACGGTGGTCTACGCGTTCGGGTTCGGCACCATGATGTACCTCTCGATGCGCGTCACGGGCAGCATCGTCCCCGCCATCCTCCTGCACGCGGCGACCGACCCGACGACGATCCTCGCGACGGGCGGTGTCGACACGCACGGGACGAACGCCGGGTCCGACGCGCTCAACGCGTTCGCCGGGACCTTCAACATCATCTTCATCGCCGTCGCGATCCTGGCGGTCTTCCTCGTCTCGGGTCGCGTCGGACGCACGACGGCACCGGCGCAGCGCTGA